AAAGGTCAGAAGCTTTCTCCCGAAGTGGCCTTGTTACTGTTAAAGGTCAGAGTTGTCTTCGTCGGAGAACCGTTTTGCAATGTTGCGGAAGGTTTCAGCTTCCTTAACAAAGGCATTCATCACATCCGGATCAAAATGGCAGGGCAGGGTACGGCCATCTCCTTCGGTGATGATTTTTACGGCTGTTTCATGGGAAAAGGCTTCCTTGTAGCTGCGCTTTGATATGAGGGCGTCATAAACATCGGCAATGGCCATCAGTCTACCGGAAACTGGTATCTCATCCCCCTTTAAGCCTCTGGGATAGCCGGTTCCGTCCCATCTCTCATGGTGGGTATAGGCTATTTCAGCTGCTATGCTGAGGAAGGAGGGTTGTCCGGACATTCCTTTTTCAGCACGCTGCAGGGCTTCATATCCATAAATGGTGTGGCGCTTCATTTCCTCAAATTCTTCCTTTGTCAGGGGGCCTTCCTTGAGAAGAATCCGATCCGGTACACCTACCTTGCCGATGTCGTGGAGGGGGGCGGATTTAAACAGCTGATCGATATAGAGACTGTTGTCCAGCTGATGGCGGAACCTTGGGTGGCTTCTTAGATGGCGGGCCAGGGTGCGGACATAGTGCTGGGATCTGCGGATATGCTCACCGGTTTCCATGTCTCTGGTTTCCGCAAGGGATGCCATGCACTGAATGGTGACATCCTGGGTCTGTTCCAGTTCCTTTGTTCTTTCCCGGACCCGCTCTTCAAGGCTTGCATTCTGGTCTGCAAGGGCTTCCTTGGCAAGCTTCAGGGAAAGATGATTGTGGACCCGTACCCGTACAATGGCTGGATTAAAGGGCTTTGTTATGTAGTCCACAGCGCCTAATGCAAGCCCCTTGTGTTCATCCAGCACCTCGTTCATGGCCGTAATAAATACTATGGGAATATCTTTGGTTCTGGCATCCTGTTTCAGACGGCGGCAGACTTCAAAACCATCCATGCCTGGCATCATTATATCCAGAAGAATCAGGTCCGGAGGGCTGGCCTTGGCATGTTCCAGTGCCGTGGGACCGTCTATGGCAACCATGACCTCGTATTCCGGCCCCAGTGTATCCAGCAGAAGGTCGATGTTGGTTTCCGTGTCGTCCACCACCATCAGGGTGCAGTCTTCTGGTTTACGCATCATGACTCCCCTCAAGTTCCTGAATCAGCGTTTGAATCTTTATCAGCGCATCTTTCAGCTGGTAGGATCGGATGTTTTTCAGAATGTGATGAAGCTCAGGCTCCAGAGATTCCGGCCATTTTTTGTTTTCCAGCTCTGCCATGATGGGTGCGCAGCGTTTGGGTTTCAGGTTTGCCACTTCAGGTTGCAGTCTGTGCAGAAGGCTGAGGAGTTCATTTTCCTTTCCATCGGGAAGATACCTGTCTGTGTCTTCAGCCGCAGAGAGGGCCTGAAGGCCTTGCAGGGTTTCTTCCATGATATCACGGAAATCTTCCCATACCCTGTATATTTCGTCTTTTTCTGAAGGATGGCGGAGTAGCTGGTCCAGTCTCCCAGCGCTTTGAAAAATGGCATCCATGCTTAAGTTACCGGAAACGCCCTTGATGGTATGGGTTTCCATCTGGGCGGCTTCATAATTGCCGGAATCCAGATGAGCTTTGATGATTTCCGATGTGCGTGCATAATCTTCTTTGAATTTAAGGAGCAGCTCCATATACAGATCCATGTTTTCCCCGGCACGGGTGAGCCCCGATGCGGTGTTGATGCCCGGTATATCGGGAAGTATGCTTTGCATGTGTAAGGTTTTTTCTTCTGTCATGGGCTGAGTTCGTAAGCTTTCAGGCAACCATCGGATAATGGTCTCAAAAAGCTGGGGCGGGTTGACGGGTTTGGGGACATGGTCATTCATTCCGGCCATCATGGCTGTCTCACGGTCGCCCACCATGGCGTTGGCTGTCATGGCAATAATAGGCAGCCTGTCCTTGCCCACGGTACTCCGGATCTGCCGGGTTGCCTCGTAGCCGTCCATTTCAGGCATCTGTACGTCCATGAGAACCAGATCAAAATTGTATTCCATGGCTTTATGCATGGCTTCGCGGCCGTTCACCGCCGTGGTGACCCTGGCACCGGCACCCGTTAGCAGCTCCCTGGCTAGCTGGCGGTTGAGTTCATTGTCTTCGGCAAGGAGGATGTGGACCCCGTGAAGTGTCGGAGAATCATTTGTTTCCTCCTTCAATTGTTTGTTTTTCAATTGCTTTTCATTGGGAATACAAAGGGCCTCCAGGGTGCTGTCCATGAGGTCGGATATGGTGAAGGGTTTGAAAAGTACACCGTCCAGAATGGCTCTGTCATTTTCTTTTAAGTCTTTACCAAAGGCTGTGACCAGCAGTATTTTGGGTCTGTCCGTTGCATGATCCTCGATGATCCTGCGGGCCAGATCAATGCCGTCCATGCCGGGCAGTTTCCAGTCCAGAAAAATAAGATCATAACGGGTCGTGCCGGTTGTAATGTGTGCCAGAGCCTGTTCTGCGGTTTCAAAGGCCTTTGCATGCATGGAAAGGGCCTCCGTATATTCCGTAAGCACCTGGCGGCTGGCGGAATTGTCCTCCACCAGCAGCACGTTCAGGTTTTTCAGAAGCGATGGGTTT
This Desulfobotulus mexicanus DNA region includes the following protein-coding sequences:
- a CDS encoding response regulator, whose product is MMRKPEDCTLMVVDDTETNIDLLLDTLGPEYEVMVAIDGPTALEHAKASPPDLILLDIMMPGMDGFEVCRRLKQDARTKDIPIVFITAMNEVLDEHKGLALGAVDYITKPFNPAIVRVRVHNHLSLKLAKEALADQNASLEERVRERTKELEQTQDVTIQCMASLAETRDMETGEHIRRSQHYVRTLARHLRSHPRFRHQLDNSLYIDQLFKSAPLHDIGKVGVPDRILLKEGPLTKEEFEEMKRHTIYGYEALQRAEKGMSGQPSFLSIAAEIAYTHHERWDGTGYPRGLKGDEIPVSGRLMAIADVYDALISKRSYKEAFSHETAVKIITEGDGRTLPCHFDPDVMNAFVKEAETFRNIAKRFSDEDNSDL